One segment of Curtobacterium sp. MR_MD2014 DNA contains the following:
- a CDS encoding lipopolysaccharide biosynthesis protein, which translates to MSVPSDTGSATRTTTVRRAGRHVARTRDTTSSPGSTAGTDTGSTDTGSTAVRTGASALFGRGMLYVVVWSMQLVVSSLVSPVLAHLLPPSEFGVLASAIALFQALGVLAVAGLDQAAVLQRAEDGDDRRARGLVPVGAVLATLVTLAALGSLPAWGDAAGFVGQHPLLLVAVLWTLPAAVVQTSLALLVAQDRIRVFAVTSLLSSVGGSVIGLGLLVLVHADATTYAWGGVVAQGVAMVIGVVAVRPRLRGLVDHATTARAFRLGVPIALGNLSYFVLNAGDRIVVQRLLGPDEVARYQIAYVVGSAVVLLLTFTNSAWAPHFAALRDAAARRRLAMHARDELYLLLAPVLLAVTLVSPVALPVLAPPSYRVEELSVVVFVVALTAFPVVASGATGRLLVVERRGVAVGVIAATAAAVNVGANLLLVPPLGIAGAALSTVLSYALLAVLQQAALRDRRLWRGPARRVPLVVVPAVLLAAASLLAPQDAVWDVVRIVGVVACLPWFLQRLRAARGDSR; encoded by the coding sequence GTGAGCGTCCCGTCCGACACCGGGAGTGCGACGCGGACGACGACGGTGCGGCGCGCCGGGCGGCACGTCGCCCGTACCCGCGACACCACGAGCAGCCCCGGCAGCACCGCCGGCACGGACACCGGCAGCACCGACACCGGCAGCACCGCCGTCCGCACGGGTGCCTCGGCGCTCTTCGGCCGGGGCATGCTCTACGTGGTCGTCTGGTCCATGCAGCTGGTCGTCAGCTCGCTCGTCTCCCCCGTCCTCGCGCACCTGCTGCCGCCGTCCGAGTTCGGCGTGCTCGCGTCCGCCATCGCGCTCTTCCAGGCGCTCGGCGTCCTCGCCGTGGCCGGACTCGACCAGGCGGCGGTGCTGCAACGCGCCGAGGACGGCGACGACCGTCGGGCCCGCGGGCTCGTCCCGGTCGGTGCGGTCCTCGCGACCCTCGTCACGCTCGCGGCGCTGGGGTCGCTGCCGGCGTGGGGTGACGCGGCCGGCTTCGTCGGCCAGCACCCGCTCCTCCTGGTCGCGGTGCTCTGGACGCTGCCCGCGGCGGTCGTGCAGACGTCGCTGGCGCTCCTCGTGGCGCAGGACCGGATCCGCGTCTTCGCGGTCACCAGTCTGCTGTCGTCGGTGGGCGGCTCGGTCATCGGCCTCGGCCTCCTCGTGCTCGTGCACGCCGACGCGACCACCTACGCCTGGGGCGGCGTGGTCGCGCAGGGCGTGGCGATGGTGATCGGCGTCGTCGCCGTCCGCCCGCGCCTGCGGGGGCTGGTCGACCACGCGACGACGGCACGCGCCTTCCGGCTCGGCGTGCCGATCGCGCTGGGCAACCTGTCCTACTTCGTCCTGAACGCCGGGGACCGCATCGTCGTGCAGCGCCTCCTCGGACCCGACGAGGTGGCCCGCTACCAGATCGCCTACGTCGTCGGTTCGGCGGTCGTCCTGCTCCTGACCTTCACGAACAGCGCGTGGGCGCCGCACTTCGCCGCGCTCCGCGACGCCGCCGCACGACGGCGCCTCGCGATGCACGCGCGTGACGAGCTGTACCTGCTCCTCGCGCCGGTGCTCCTCGCCGTGACCCTCGTGTCGCCGGTCGCGCTCCCGGTGCTGGCACCGCCCTCGTACCGGGTCGAGGAGCTGTCGGTCGTGGTGTTCGTCGTCGCCCTGACGGCCTTCCCGGTCGTCGCGAGCGGCGCCACCGGACGACTGCTCGTCGTGGAGCGCCGCGGTGTCGCCGTCGGGGTGATCGCCGCCACCGCCGCCGCCGTGAACGTCGGCGCGAACCTGCTGCTCGTCCCACCGCTCGGCATCGCCGGCGCCGCGCTGTCCACGGTGCTGTCGTACGCGCTGCTCGCCGTGCTGCAGCAGGCCGCGCTGCGGGACCGGAGGCTGTGGCGTGGACCCGCCCGCCGGGTCCCCCTCGTCGTGGTGCCGGCCGTGCTCCTGGCTGCGGCCTCCCTGCTCGCCCCGCAGGACGCCGTCTGGGACGTCGTGCGCATCGTCGGCGTCGTCGCCTGCCTGCCCTGGTTCCTGCAGCGGCTCCGGGCGGCCCGCGGCGACTCGCGCTGA
- a CDS encoding glycosyltransferase family 2 protein: MSLPTVAVVICAYTQQRWGDLQAAVESAKRQPEATEVVVVIDHEPELLLRAAARWPELRVVPNAEERGLSGARNTGVALAASDVVAFLDDDAAADPDWLMHLVESLELPDVVGVGGRATPSWPDTTGAGPFPDELLWIVGCSYTGLPTEAGDVRNVIGSSMAFRRDVLLAAGGFRSGIGRVGNQPLGCEETELCIRIAQMRPTARIRYEPRSNVSHRVSADRVSMRYVRRRSYYEGISKAILSRRVGARDSLSSEGTYLTRVLPRALLRELGTVGRGGGVRALAIVTSVVATVTGYAVGRTFGAVVVRATAPAPEPVAV, encoded by the coding sequence GTGAGCCTGCCCACGGTCGCGGTCGTCATCTGCGCCTACACCCAGCAGCGCTGGGGCGACCTGCAGGCAGCCGTGGAGTCGGCGAAGCGGCAGCCCGAGGCCACCGAGGTCGTCGTCGTGATCGACCACGAGCCCGAGCTGCTGCTCCGCGCCGCGGCCAGGTGGCCCGAGCTGCGGGTCGTCCCGAACGCCGAGGAGCGCGGCCTGTCCGGCGCCCGGAACACGGGCGTGGCACTCGCCGCGTCCGACGTCGTGGCCTTCCTCGACGACGACGCCGCGGCGGACCCGGACTGGCTGATGCACCTCGTCGAGTCCCTCGAGCTGCCCGACGTCGTCGGGGTCGGCGGCCGCGCGACCCCGTCGTGGCCGGACACCACCGGCGCCGGACCGTTCCCGGACGAGCTGCTCTGGATCGTCGGCTGCAGCTACACCGGGCTGCCGACCGAGGCCGGCGACGTCCGGAACGTGATCGGGTCGAGCATGGCGTTCCGGCGGGACGTCCTGCTCGCCGCGGGCGGGTTCCGGTCCGGCATCGGTCGGGTCGGCAACCAGCCGCTGGGCTGCGAGGAGACCGAGCTCTGCATCCGGATCGCCCAGATGCGCCCGACGGCCCGGATCCGCTACGAGCCGCGGTCGAACGTCTCGCACCGCGTGTCGGCCGACCGGGTGTCGATGCGGTACGTCCGTCGTCGCAGTTACTACGAGGGGATCTCGAAGGCCATCCTGAGCCGACGGGTCGGTGCGCGGGACTCGCTCTCGAGCGAGGGCACCTACCTGACCCGGGTGCTGCCGAGGGCGCTCCTGCGCGAGCTCGGGACGGTCGGCCGTGGTGGTGGTGTCCGTGCGCTCGCGATCGTGACGAGCGTCGTCGCCACGGTGACCGGGTACGCGGTCGGGCGGACGTTCGGCGCCGTCGTGGTGCGGGCGACGGCGCCGGCTCCGGAGCCCGTCGCGGTCTGA
- a CDS encoding glycosyltransferase family 2 protein — MSTTVRPRDPRVSVVIPARNEARNLEIILPMLPPVHEVILVDGNSVDDTVATARRLMPSITVVQQTRKGKGNALACGFEAVTGDVVVMFDADCSADAAEIPRFVDALVAGADVAKGSRYAPGGGSDDITVIRGLGNKGLNIISNLLLGARYTDLCYGYNAFWADTLPTVGLLSSTLPQPADGSMRWGDGFEIETILTCRWSAAGFAITEVPSHEKLRVHGTSNLNAVSDGIRVLTSIMHERRRAGEVAARARLAPTPVRARAVAEPVAVLDEEAA; from the coding sequence ATGAGCACCACCGTCCGACCCCGAGACCCCCGTGTCTCGGTCGTCATCCCCGCACGCAACGAGGCGCGCAACCTCGAGATCATCCTGCCGATGCTGCCGCCCGTGCACGAGGTGATCCTCGTCGACGGGAACTCGGTCGACGACACCGTCGCGACCGCGCGGCGCCTGATGCCGTCGATCACGGTCGTGCAGCAGACCCGGAAGGGCAAGGGCAACGCACTGGCCTGCGGCTTCGAGGCGGTCACCGGCGACGTCGTCGTCATGTTCGACGCGGACTGCTCCGCGGACGCCGCCGAGATCCCGCGCTTCGTCGACGCCCTCGTCGCCGGTGCCGACGTCGCCAAGGGGTCCCGGTACGCGCCCGGCGGCGGCAGCGACGACATCACGGTGATCCGGGGCCTCGGCAACAAGGGGCTCAACATCATCTCGAACCTGCTGCTCGGTGCGCGGTACACGGACCTCTGCTACGGCTACAACGCGTTCTGGGCGGACACGCTGCCGACGGTCGGTCTGCTGTCCTCGACGCTCCCGCAGCCCGCCGACGGATCGATGCGGTGGGGTGACGGCTTCGAGATCGAGACGATCCTGACCTGCCGGTGGTCCGCCGCCGGCTTCGCGATCACCGAGGTCCCGAGCCACGAGAAGCTCCGCGTGCACGGCACGAGCAACCTCAACGCCGTGAGCGACGGCATCCGCGTCCTCACCTCGATCATGCACGAGCGTCGTCGCGCCGGCGAGGTCGCCGCCCGCGCCCGTCTCGCGCCGACGCCGGTGCGCGCCCGCGCCGTTGCGGAGCCGGTGGCCGTCCTCGACGAGGAAGCCGCGTGA
- a CDS encoding glycosyltransferase family 2 protein: MTSTPPRPSSSRLVLERTMASPEPPTWPGAVWVGAVDAHEVPDGDVAIPLADAAGHRTARLLVRAGTSPRGFVDLPVTDGAVDASELRAAVDALPPAEHPPVPVRLPSTTVVLCTRDRADQLADALRSVLALDHPDLEVVVVDNAPSDDATRRLVTAPGTDPRIRYVLEPTPGLSSARNAGVRAARGEVVAFTDDDVVVDRGWLRALASGFARGEDVVCVSGLVASGELRTPAQRWFDERVTWSRNLTPRVFRLTAPPADRPLFPFSVGDYGTGANFAMRRDAVLALGGFDEALGVGTATGGGEDIDVFARVVLSGAALAVEPSALVWHRHRADVAALRTQAVGYGTGLGAWLTKTALRPRTLGMALVRAPGAVRHLLAGAAVPAADVAGGPARSDTVPAAGDSAFDREVAAVRGVELRAVLRGVGRYARSRHTVRARSAAARRTS, from the coding sequence ATGACCTCCACGCCGCCGCGACCGTCGTCGTCCCGCCTCGTGCTCGAGCGCACGATGGCGAGCCCCGAGCCGCCCACCTGGCCGGGTGCGGTCTGGGTCGGCGCCGTCGACGCGCACGAGGTCCCCGACGGCGACGTCGCGATCCCGCTGGCGGACGCCGCCGGCCACCGGACGGCGCGGCTCCTCGTCCGTGCGGGCACGTCGCCCCGGGGCTTCGTCGACCTGCCCGTCACCGACGGGGCGGTCGACGCCTCCGAGCTCCGCGCGGCCGTCGACGCGCTGCCCCCGGCCGAGCACCCGCCCGTGCCGGTGCGGCTCCCGAGCACGACCGTCGTGCTCTGCACCCGCGACCGCGCCGACCAGCTCGCCGACGCCCTGCGGTCGGTCCTCGCGCTCGACCACCCCGACCTGGAGGTCGTCGTGGTCGACAACGCGCCGTCCGACGACGCCACCCGTCGACTCGTCACCGCGCCCGGCACCGACCCGCGCATCCGGTACGTGCTCGAGCCGACGCCCGGGCTGTCCAGCGCCCGGAACGCCGGTGTCCGCGCCGCCCGCGGCGAGGTCGTCGCGTTCACCGACGACGACGTGGTGGTCGACCGCGGGTGGCTCCGTGCCCTCGCGTCCGGCTTCGCCCGCGGGGAGGACGTCGTGTGCGTCAGCGGGCTCGTGGCGAGCGGCGAGCTCCGCACGCCGGCCCAGCGCTGGTTCGACGAACGGGTGACCTGGTCGCGGAACCTCACCCCGCGGGTGTTCCGGCTCACCGCCCCGCCGGCGGACCGGCCGCTCTTCCCGTTCTCGGTGGGCGACTACGGCACCGGGGCGAACTTCGCGATGCGCCGTGACGCGGTGCTCGCGCTCGGGGGCTTCGACGAGGCGCTCGGCGTCGGCACCGCCACGGGCGGCGGCGAGGACATCGACGTCTTCGCCCGCGTGGTGCTCTCCGGCGCGGCCCTCGCGGTCGAGCCCTCCGCCCTGGTCTGGCACCGGCACCGCGCCGACGTCGCCGCACTCCGCACCCAGGCGGTCGGGTACGGCACCGGGCTCGGGGCGTGGCTGACGAAGACCGCCCTCCGGCCACGGACGCTCGGGATGGCGCTGGTCCGCGCGCCCGGCGCGGTCCGGCACCTGCTCGCCGGGGCGGCAGTCCCCGCGGCGGACGTCGCCGGTGGGCCGGCGCGCTCCGACACCGTCCCCGCAGCGGGTGACAGCGCCTTCGACCGCGAGGTCGCCGCGGTGCGCGGCGTCGAGCTCCGCGCCGTGCTGCGGGGTGTCGGTCGCTACGCGCGGTCCCGTCACACGGTGCGCGCCCGCTCGGCTGCCGCCCGCCGGACCTCCTGA
- a CDS encoding glycoside hydrolase family 16 protein codes for MRREPATPEPGPTRRDVLRRGAVVAGLVGAAALTGTVAVVLPTAIRRADRAVPAEMPSGTVESGGVRWVPYLAEDFDRDAAHGDLLAVYPAMAEYRGFRDTSGKGIYHPDEVVSVHDSTLDFHLRTEDGQPLVAAVLPAGYRSYTHQRVSIRYRAGDAPGYKFVMLLWPLSGDWNEGEIDWPEGDLGGDVRPVSAVPGSFDAADRTMRFLPEDAPTVPGGQQDWHVATVEWTADVVRFWWDGALVASTTGAVPRVPMRVTLQAETAIGDARVPAGSDGHVLVDWVVAYRAAD; via the coding sequence GTGCGGCGTGAGCCCGCGACGCCCGAACCGGGCCCCACACGGCGCGACGTGCTGCGCCGCGGTGCGGTCGTCGCGGGACTCGTCGGCGCCGCGGCGCTGACCGGCACCGTGGCCGTCGTCCTGCCGACGGCGATCCGCCGGGCCGACCGTGCCGTGCCCGCGGAGATGCCCTCGGGGACGGTCGAGTCGGGCGGGGTCCGCTGGGTCCCGTACCTCGCCGAGGACTTCGACCGCGACGCCGCCCACGGCGACCTGCTCGCGGTCTACCCGGCGATGGCCGAGTACCGCGGGTTCCGCGACACCTCGGGCAAGGGGATCTACCACCCGGACGAGGTCGTCTCGGTCCACGACTCGACGCTCGACTTCCACCTGCGGACCGAGGACGGTCAGCCACTCGTCGCGGCCGTGCTGCCCGCGGGCTACCGGTCGTACACGCACCAGCGCGTCTCGATCCGCTACCGGGCCGGTGATGCCCCCGGCTACAAGTTCGTGATGCTCCTCTGGCCGCTGTCGGGCGACTGGAACGAGGGCGAGATCGACTGGCCGGAGGGCGACCTGGGCGGCGACGTCCGCCCGGTGTCGGCGGTGCCGGGCAGCTTCGACGCCGCGGACCGCACCATGCGGTTCCTGCCGGAGGACGCTCCGACGGTGCCGGGCGGCCAGCAGGACTGGCACGTCGCCACCGTCGAGTGGACCGCCGACGTCGTGCGCTTCTGGTGGGACGGTGCACTGGTCGCCTCGACGACGGGCGCCGTGCCGAGGGTGCCGATGCGCGTCACCCTGCAGGCCGAGACCGCGATCGGCGACGCCCGCGTGCCGGCGGGGTCCGACGGGCACGTGCTCGTCGACTGGGTCGTGGCGTACCGCGCGGCCGACTGA
- a CDS encoding NAD(P)/FAD-dependent oxidoreductase: MTTPGARDGDVLSVDVAVIGAGPAGLSAALNLVRARRTVLLVDANRPRNAATLRSHGFVTRDGISPLELRKLGRVEVESYPEATVVQSVVDHVSREGDGWSVHGSSRGAELRARVRAVVVATGLREEFPALPSLRALYGTSVHSCVECDGYEHAGQPLAFLCETPDVVDRALLVGSWTDDLVVYTNGAAVLDDAGRARLSAAGVTVDERPVADLEGGRDGLTGVRLADGDVRPHTGAFVRPQWHADLDWLDAPADRDAEGLLRVDRVGRTRVPGLYAVGDVTPPGPEQLVVAAGHGASTAAAVHRDLVGGLEDLRDAVQ, encoded by the coding sequence GTGACGACTCCGGGTGCGCGGGACGGCGACGTCCTGTCCGTCGACGTCGCGGTCATCGGTGCCGGTCCGGCCGGGCTGAGCGCTGCGCTCAACCTGGTCCGCGCTCGGCGGACGGTGCTGCTCGTCGACGCGAACCGACCGCGCAACGCTGCCACACTCCGTTCGCACGGCTTCGTCACGCGCGACGGGATCTCGCCGCTCGAGCTCCGGAAGCTCGGCCGGGTCGAGGTCGAGTCCTACCCGGAGGCGACCGTCGTGCAGTCGGTCGTCGACCACGTGTCCCGCGAGGGTGACGGCTGGTCGGTGCACGGTTCCTCCCGCGGGGCCGAGCTGCGGGCCCGCGTGAGGGCCGTCGTGGTCGCGACCGGGCTCCGGGAGGAGTTCCCGGCACTGCCGTCCCTGCGAGCCCTCTACGGCACGTCGGTGCACAGCTGCGTCGAGTGCGACGGGTACGAGCACGCAGGGCAACCCCTCGCGTTCCTGTGCGAGACGCCCGACGTGGTGGACCGCGCGTTGCTCGTCGGTTCGTGGACCGACGACCTGGTGGTCTACACGAACGGTGCCGCGGTGCTGGACGATGCCGGCCGTGCGCGACTGTCGGCGGCGGGCGTGACGGTCGACGAACGGCCCGTGGCCGACCTCGAGGGCGGTCGGGACGGCCTCACCGGTGTCCGCCTGGCGGACGGCGACGTGCGGCCGCACACCGGAGCGTTCGTGCGACCCCAGTGGCACGCCGACCTCGACTGGCTCGACGCGCCGGCGGACCGGGACGCCGAAGGGCTCCTCCGCGTGGACCGCGTCGGTCGGACCCGGGTGCCCGGGCTGTACGCCGTCGGGGACGTCACCCCGCCGGGTCCCGAGCAGCTCGTCGTGGCAGCCGGTCACGGGGCGTCGACGGCAGCCGCGGTGCACCGGGACCTGGTGGGTGGTCTCGAGGACCTCCGGGATGCTGTACAGTAG
- the gltX gene encoding glutamate--tRNA ligase, whose product MTAPFTTATGSDVRVRFCPSPTGTPHVGLIRTALFNWAYARHTGGKLVFRIEDTDAARDSEESYEQILDALRWLRLDWDEGVEVGGPHGPYRQSERSDVYEDVIAKLRASGHVYESYVTPEEMEARNTAAGRDPKQGYDNHERDLTEAERQAFRDEGRQPALRLRVPDRDLSFDDLVRGEITFKQGTFPDFVVVRPNGKPLYTFTNPVDDALMGITHVLRGEDLLSSTPRQIALYEALVEVGITDVVPRFGHLPYVMGEGNKKLSKRDPESNLFHHRSAGMVPEGLLNYLALLGWSIGPDRDVFSSDEMVAAFDVVDVNPNPARFDHKKAEAINGDHIRLLDADDFRGRLLPYLTDFVSVPPTAEQERVLAAAAPLVQERMQLLGEAPAMLGFLFTTDDELVVEDDARATLKDDAGDVLHAGVTALEGVEDWTTGSIEAALRSSLIDGMGLKPRVAFGPLRVAVSGRRISPPLFESMEILGKESTLTRLRRLADR is encoded by the coding sequence ATGACTGCACCGTTCACCACTGCCACCGGCTCCGACGTCCGAGTCCGTTTCTGCCCGAGCCCGACCGGGACCCCGCACGTGGGGCTCATCCGGACGGCCCTGTTCAACTGGGCCTACGCGCGCCACACCGGCGGCAAGCTCGTGTTCCGCATCGAGGACACCGACGCCGCTCGGGACAGCGAGGAGTCCTACGAGCAGATCCTCGACGCGCTCCGGTGGCTCCGGCTCGACTGGGACGAGGGCGTCGAGGTGGGCGGTCCGCACGGTCCGTACCGCCAGTCCGAGCGCTCGGACGTGTACGAGGACGTCATCGCGAAGCTGCGTGCGTCCGGCCACGTCTACGAGTCGTACGTGACACCGGAGGAGATGGAGGCCCGGAACACGGCCGCCGGTCGCGACCCGAAGCAGGGGTACGACAACCACGAGCGCGACCTGACCGAGGCCGAGCGCCAGGCGTTCCGCGACGAGGGGCGGCAGCCGGCGCTGCGGCTCCGTGTGCCCGACCGCGACCTCAGCTTCGACGACCTGGTGCGCGGCGAGATCACCTTCAAGCAGGGCACCTTCCCGGACTTCGTGGTGGTCCGCCCCAACGGCAAGCCGCTGTACACGTTCACGAACCCGGTCGACGATGCCCTGATGGGGATCACCCACGTGCTGCGCGGTGAGGACCTGCTGTCGTCGACCCCGCGGCAGATCGCGCTGTACGAGGCGCTCGTCGAGGTCGGCATCACCGACGTCGTCCCGCGTTTCGGTCACCTGCCGTACGTCATGGGGGAGGGCAACAAGAAGCTCTCGAAGCGCGACCCCGAGTCGAACCTGTTCCACCACCGTTCCGCCGGCATGGTGCCGGAGGGGCTCCTCAACTACCTCGCGCTGCTCGGCTGGTCGATCGGCCCGGACCGCGACGTCTTCTCGTCGGACGAGATGGTCGCCGCGTTCGACGTCGTCGACGTGAACCCGAACCCCGCCCGCTTCGACCACAAGAAGGCCGAGGCGATCAACGGTGACCACATCCGTCTGCTCGACGCCGACGACTTCCGCGGACGCCTGCTGCCGTACCTGACGGACTTCGTGTCGGTGCCGCCGACCGCCGAGCAGGAGCGGGTGCTGGCGGCGGCGGCCCCGCTGGTCCAGGAGCGCATGCAGCTCCTCGGCGAGGCTCCGGCGATGCTCGGCTTCCTGTTCACGACCGACGACGAGCTCGTGGTCGAGGACGACGCCCGCGCCACGCTGAAGGACGACGCCGGGGACGTGCTCCACGCCGGGGTCACCGCGCTCGAGGGCGTCGAGGACTGGACGACCGGGTCGATCGAAGCAGCCCTGCGGTCGTCCCTCATCGACGGCATGGGCCTCAAGCCGCGCGTGGCGTTCGGACCGCTCCGCGTCGCCGTGTCCGGGCGCCGGATCAGCCCGCCGCTGTTCGAGTCCATGGAGATCCTCGGCAAGGAGTCCACACTCACCCGTCTCCGCCGACTCGCGGACCGCTGA